A window of Jatrophihabitans sp. genomic DNA:
GTTTGTCTGTGGTCGGTAGGGGCGGGTGCGTTTGTGGATGATGCCTAGCCGAGTGCAGGCATCACGCCAGGCGTGTGAGCGGTAAGACGAGCCGTTGTCGGATAGCACGCGTTCGACGGTGACGCCGCGGTCGGCGAACCAGGCGGTCGCGCGTTGCAGGACGGCGATGGCGGTGTCGGCTTTCTCATCGGCGCAGATCTCGGCGTAAGCGACTCGGGAGTGGTCATCGATCACGGTGTGGACGTAGCCAGTTCCCAGGAGCGGGCCGCCCCAGCCGGCACGGGGTGTCGCGGTGCGTGCCGCGGTCGCCCACCGGTTGCGGCGGCCCTGCTCCTTGCCCACGTAGCGCCAGCCGCCGCCGTCGGGGATGTTGCCGAACTTGGTGACATCGACGTGGATCAGCGAGCCGGGGTGATCGTGTTCGTAGCGGCGGATCGGCTCGCCGGTGACCCGGTCGATCCGGCTCAGGCGGTTGATCCGGCAGCGGACCAGCACCGCGTGCACCGTCGAGGCCGGCAGGCCGAGCCGGCCGGCGATCTGCACAGGCCCGAGCCGCGACCGCCACCGCAGCCGCACAATCCGCCGCACCATGGCCGGCGGCGTCTTGGCTGGGCTCGTGCGTGGCCGTGAGCTGCGATCGAGCATGCCGGCCGGGCCTTCGAGGCGGTAACGATCGGCCCACTTACGGGCCGTGCGCGGGGCAACCATGAACATCTTCGCCGCGCTCGAATACGTCCACCCGCCTTCGACGATCAACATCGCGAGTCGGAGTCGGGCGCGAGGGGTCAGAGCAGCGTTAGCGTGGGACACGAAGGCCTCCGGTCAGTGAAGCGGTTCCTAGACAGCTCCACTTCACAACCGGAGGCCTTCCCTCGTCTCAACGACAGGCCGACGTCAGCTCAGACGGGACAACGTCCCTGGGCATCACAGCTAGGGCAACGTGGGAACCGGCTCTGGACCGGGGGTCGCCGGCGTCCGGATCAAGCGGTGGATGAGATCCGGGCAGCGGCTGGCGACCAGCACGGCAATCGCTGACAAGCGCCGGACGTCGACGGCGGTCAGTGTTTTGTCCAGAGCGGATCGACCGCCCGGACAGGTGGCGGGGAGCGCGCCCAGGCCGGTAAGACATGAGGAGCGACAGTGCCGACGATTCTGGGTTCGGTTCGAGGACTGGTGCTGGCCCCGTCACTGGAGGAGGTGAGCTTCGACGGCAGGGGGTTCGGGGTGAGCCCGACACCGGCCACCGACCGGCTCGAAGCCGTGCCGCAGGCTGTGGTGTGCGGATTCGAGTGGGCCATCGCCGCCCGCGATCTCACCGACGTCAGGCGCAGGCTGCGCCTGGTAGATGAGGAGCAGCGCGGCTTCGCCTACGAGGGCGCGGCGATGGCGTGCACCATCCTCGACGCCGTCCGGGGCAACCGCACCCGTGAGCTGCTCAGCGGGGCCGGCGAGAAGTACATTCTGCTTGCCTACATAGGCATTGGGTTCGCGATGGCCAGGTTGCCGCGGCCACTCTGGAAGAAAGCGCTGCCTGACCTGGCCTCGCGTTATCACCCGACGATGAGCTGGCTGGCGGTCGACGGTTACGGCTTTGACCGCGCGTATTTCCAGACCGAACGCTGGGTCGACCGGCAGGAGATCCCGGCTGCCTATCCATGGCAAGGCTCGCCGGAGTACTTCCCGCGCGCGGTGGACCAGGGCATCGGCCGGGCGCTGTGGTTCATCTGCGGCGCGGACCCGGCCAAGGTGAGCACGGCGGTCCGTCGCTTCGCGCCGGGCCGGCAGGCTGACCTGTGGAGCGGGGTGGGTCTGGCGGCGACGTTCGCCGGTGGCTGCCCGCGCGCCGGGCTGGCCGAGCTGCGCAAGTCTGCCGGTGACTACTGGCCAGAGCTCGCGCTCGGGTCGGTGTTCGCGGTCAAGGCCCGTGCCTACGCCGGCTTCGTCCCCGAGCACACGGTGCAGGCCAACGAGCAACTGACCCACCTGTCCATCGAGGGCGCAAACGCGCTGGCCGACCGCACCGAGGTCACATCCCTGGCCAGCGGGTCGCTGCCGGCCTACGAGATCTGGCGCCGGCGCATCCGTGAGCAGGTCGCGGCGGTCTGAGTCCGGCTCACGACGTCACCGACAGGAGTCCGCCGCCTGCCAACCCCCAGAGGCTGACAGGACAGGCCCGCCGCCGTGGCCCCGGTGAGTAGGCACGACGGAGTAAGCGCCCCGCCCCTGCCGCTGACAGCATTCGTTCATCGAGGAATCCGGTCGTGAGAAGACCCGTCGAGGGAGAATAAATTGCCCGGCTTGAGAGCGCTACGGCGTCGCATCCTTACCCCGAACATGTCCGCGACGAAGCTGGATGTCCGTGGTTTCAACGAGAAGGACCAGGCGGCCAAGCAGTTGCTGGAGACGGTGGGCGCGACGTTCCTCACCGGCTACGGCTACGCCGTCCAGGCGCGGACGGTAGCTGAGTGCGAGCAGCGGCTGGAGCAGATCGCCCCGCAGTTTCGAGGCTTCGGCTACGAAGGCGCGGCGATGGGCTACGCGGTGCTGGACGGCCTGCCGATCGGCGGCTCCCGTCATGTGTCGGAGTTCCTGGCCGGCCGGGGCGCCCAGCACGCCTACATGGCCTACATCGGGGTGGGTTGGGCGATGGCGAGGTTGCCACGGTTTCGGTGGTCGAGGGTCACCGTCGCCGATCCGCTGATGCGATGGCTGGTGCTGGATGGCTTCGGCTTTCATCAGGCCTACTTCAAGACCGACAAGTACGTGACCCGGCAGTACCAGGAGCCGGAGTTCCCGTGGCCCGCCGAAGGCCAGCAGTGGTATGCCAATCACGCGATCGATCAGGGCATCGGCCGGGCGATGTGGTTCGTCGGAGGCGCCGAGGCCGAGCTGGTGGCCAGCATGATCGAGAAGTTCCCCGAGTCCCGCCAGCCCGACTTGTGGAGCGGCGCCGGCTTGGCGGCCACCTACGCCGGTGGCGCTGACGAGCAGGAGCTGCTCGCGTTCTGGCATCGCGCGGGCAAGCACCGCCCGCAGGTCGCTCAGGGTTCTGCCTTCGCCGCGACCGCCCGGCTGGAAGCCGGCCTGGTGACCCCGCACACCCGCCTGGCCACCGAGGTGTTCTGCGGCATGAGCCCGGAGCAGGCCTCCCAGGCCAGCGCCGACCTTCGTCCTGAGGGGCCGGCGGCCGATGACCTGCCGGTCTACGAGCTGTGGCGGCAGCGGATCGCTGACTCCTTCGTCAGCCTCGGACGGGTCTAGCCTGATGGCCGAATCGACCGTCACCCTCGCTCTGCCACGGCGCACGCCGCCCGGACCGCCCCGCTCTGCCACCCTCGGACTGCTCACCAAGCTGACCTCGGACCGGCTGGGTTTGATGAACCTGGCGGCGTCGAACTACGGCGACGCGGTTCGCCTGTCGATCGGCCCGAAGACCTTGTACCTGTTCAACAATCCCGAGTACGCCAAGCATGTCCTGGCTGACAACGCCGGCAATTACCACAAGGGCATCGGCCTGGTCCAAGCCAAGCGAGCGATCGGCGACGGCCTGCTGACCAGTGACGGCGAGTTGTGGCGCAAGCAGCGCAAGATAATCCAACCGGTGTTCAAGGCCAAACGGATCGCCCAGCAGGCCGGCGTGATCGCGGTCGAGGCGGGCAGGTTGGTGCAACGGTTGCGCCGCTACGACGGCGGCGGACCGGTTGACATCATGCAGGAGATGACCGGGCTCACCCTGGGGGTGCTGGGGCAGTCCTTGCTCGACGCCGACCTTGGCGTCTACGCCGGCGTCGGCCACTCGTTCGAGGCCGTCCAGGACCAGGCGATGTTCGAGATGGCGTCGATGGGACTGGTCCCCATGTGGGTGCCCCATCCCAAGCAGTCGCGCTTTCGCAAGGCCCGGCGCCACCTCGAGCACGTCGTGGACGCGCTGGTGGCAGACCGGATCGCTCGCGGCGACGGTGACGGCGATGACGTGATGTCGCGGTTGATCGACTCGACCAGCCGTGAACCGGACCCGGCCGTGGGAAAGCAGCGGCTGCGCGACGAGCTGGTCACCTTGCTGCTGGCCGGTCATGAGACCACCGCGAGCACTCTGGGCTGGACGTTCTACCTGATCGACAAGCATCCCCATGTCTGGCAGCGGCTGCACGAGGAGGCCGTGGAGGTGCTCGGTGACCGGCCGCCGACGTATGAAGACCTGCGCCGCTTGACCTATACCTCG
This region includes:
- a CDS encoding IS481 family transposase, producing MSHANAALTPRARLRLAMLIVEGGWTYSSAAKMFMVAPRTARKWADRYRLEGPAGMLDRSSRPRTSPAKTPPAMVRRIVRLRWRSRLGPVQIAGRLGLPASTVHAVLVRCRINRLSRIDRVTGEPIRRYEHDHPGSLIHVDVTKFGNIPDGGGWRYVGKEQGRRNRWATAARTATPRAGWGGPLLGTGYVHTVIDDHSRVAYAEICADEKADTAIAVLQRATAWFADRGVTVERVLSDNGSSYRSHAWRDACTRLGIIHKRTRPYRPQTN
- a CDS encoding DUF1702 family protein, which codes for MPTILGSVRGLVLAPSLEEVSFDGRGFGVSPTPATDRLEAVPQAVVCGFEWAIAARDLTDVRRRLRLVDEEQRGFAYEGAAMACTILDAVRGNRTRELLSGAGEKYILLAYIGIGFAMARLPRPLWKKALPDLASRYHPTMSWLAVDGYGFDRAYFQTERWVDRQEIPAAYPWQGSPEYFPRAVDQGIGRALWFICGADPAKVSTAVRRFAPGRQADLWSGVGLAATFAGGCPRAGLAELRKSAGDYWPELALGSVFAVKARAYAGFVPEHTVQANEQLTHLSIEGANALADRTEVTSLASGSLPAYEIWRRRIREQVAAV
- a CDS encoding DUF1702 family protein, with amino-acid sequence MRALRRRILTPNMSATKLDVRGFNEKDQAAKQLLETVGATFLTGYGYAVQARTVAECEQRLEQIAPQFRGFGYEGAAMGYAVLDGLPIGGSRHVSEFLAGRGAQHAYMAYIGVGWAMARLPRFRWSRVTVADPLMRWLVLDGFGFHQAYFKTDKYVTRQYQEPEFPWPAEGQQWYANHAIDQGIGRAMWFVGGAEAELVASMIEKFPESRQPDLWSGAGLAATYAGGADEQELLAFWHRAGKHRPQVAQGSAFAATARLEAGLVTPHTRLATEVFCGMSPEQASQASADLRPEGPAADDLPVYELWRQRIADSFVSLGRV
- a CDS encoding cytochrome P450, which encodes MAESTVTLALPRRTPPGPPRSATLGLLTKLTSDRLGLMNLAASNYGDAVRLSIGPKTLYLFNNPEYAKHVLADNAGNYHKGIGLVQAKRAIGDGLLTSDGELWRKQRKIIQPVFKAKRIAQQAGVIAVEAGRLVQRLRRYDGGGPVDIMQEMTGLTLGVLGQSLLDADLGVYAGVGHSFEAVQDQAMFEMASMGLVPMWVPHPKQSRFRKARRHLEHVVDALVADRIARGDGDGDDVMSRLIDSTSREPDPAVGKQRLRDELVTLLLAGHETTASTLGWTFYLIDKHPHVWQRLHEEAVEVLGDRPPTYEDLRRLTYTSMVVEEAMRLYPPVWILPRLAQADDEIGGYHVPAGADVVVCPYTMHRHPEFWTDPERFNPERFDPSDTTSRPGYAYIPFGAGPRFCVGNHLGMMEAVFVLSSVVRELRLTKLPGYRVTPEPMLSLRVRGGLPMLVSSVAEPA